Below is a window of Komagataella phaffii GS115 chromosome 1, complete sequence DNA.
GGTGGTTTGACAACGTAGCGACAAAAGAGGACATAGACGTATTAGTGactttggaagactttgacAAATCTAGGAAAGAACTAGTTCCATCAGTCTCTGCAGAAGAGTTGGATCACTATCTAAGAGTGAGGCagaactttgaaggaggaaaagagaagaaggtCGTGCAAGAGAATGGACAGACAGAACACTTTTCTAATGGCTCTGCAAATAATCATATCACCTTCGGTGATGAGCAAGTTGTGGAGGCCATAGACGAGAACGGCAACTCGATAATAGCCTGAAGACAACATCTAGAGGCCTTAGCTAGTTAGACTAAATAATGATAAAAGTAAAATCTAGCCCTCTACAATAAAATGACGACATAAGTTCAAGATGTTTCGACTTAACTCATCTACTTAAGTATTCTAAGAATTCCACAAAGTCGGGACAGACGTAAGTCGTTCCTTAGACCTCCCCGTCAACATCCCAACCTTattgaaatattcattCGCGCGTTACCACATCCAGCGTCGACGTTTTCACCTCTGACGAGCTTAACTTCACTCAAATAGAGCAACATGGAATCGCCCTTGCAATCTACATACGGAGAAAGAGCCGAAAGGTATTTAGATAGTGCTGATGCTTTTCATAAACAAAGACACAGATTGAATCGAAGGCTGCACAAGTTACGTAAGAGCTTGGATATTCATGTTACTGATACTAAGAACTATAGAGAGAAAGAGCAgatttccaaaattgatcTAGAGTCGTACAACAGGGATAAGCGATATGGTGACATTATACTGTTCACTGCAGAGAGGGATCACATGTATAGTGATGAGGTCAAGGAGATCATGAAGGTCCATCATAGTAAATCGAGAGAAAAGTTTATTGTTTCTAGATTGAAGAGATCACTGGACCACGGTAGAAAATTACTGATCCTAGTTGGAGACGAGCCTGATGAGATGAGAAAATTGGAAGTATTTGTTTATGTTGCATTGATTCAGGGTAAACTTTCCATTGCAAACAAGAATTGGACCAATGCTCAGTATGCTCTCAGTGTGGCGAGATGTGGGCTCCAGTTTTTGGACAAATATGGTACTGAAACACAAACTGACCTCTATAATGGCATAATTGACACTCACATAGAtcaaatgttgaaatttgtGATCTACCAAGCTACTAAAAATAACAGTCCTATTTTGGATACAGAGTGCAGACATCAAATTAGGACGGACACCCTAGGGTATTTGGATCAGGCAAGGCAAATAATagaatcaaaagatccCGAGTTTCTGAATGTTGGAGTTGTTGAAACTCAGTTGATTTGGTGGGACTACGATATCTCTATTCATTCAGAGGAGGTAGCAAAGCTGATTTCAGATGCGAACGAAAAGCTGCAACTTATCGAGGATGGAAACGTCTCCTCATATGATCCGGCTCTACTAACTCTTCAAGAAGCGCTGGATGCTCATCAGTTGTTGATGGCCAGAAATGTTGACAACTTCGCAGACGACGATCAAAACAATCATGTTTTACTGTCGTACATCAGATATTTGTTACTTATCACCACTTTGAGAAGGGACATTACTTTGATAGACCAAGTTAGAAACAGATCTGTGGTTAATTCTTCCCTAGCTGTGGCTCTGGAACGTGCTAAAGACGTTGGTAGAATTTTCGACAATATCGTCAAGAAAGTCAATGAGTTGAAAGACGTTCCAGGTGTTTACAACAAGCAAGAGGAGTGGAATTCGTTGCAGGCATTGGATGCTTATTTCCAAGCATCCAAGATCCAACATTTGGCATCTACCCACCTTTTATTCAACAGATCCAAGGAATCATTGGCGTTATTAATAAAGGCAAAGTCCTTGGTAAAGGGGCACACTATCGCCGGAGAATATCCCACTAATTTCCCTACGAATAAAGATTTGAGTTCGATCTTAGAACAAATTAATCAAGACATCCTTAAGGCTTATGTTTTGGCCAAGTATAAGCAAGAGTCTTCTTTAGGTGGTGTATCGGAGTATGATTTCATTGCTGACAATCGCAACAAGGTTCCGTCGAATCCCAGTCTGCACAAGATTGCCTCTGTATCCTACAAGAATGTCAAACCTGTCAATGTTAAGCCTGTATTGTTTGACATAGCTTTCAACTACGTGAGTCAACCAAACCAGATATTTGAGGAACCTATCGAGAGTTCAAACAAGCAAGAGAGACAAGCGGATTCTGAATCTC
It encodes the following:
- a CDS encoding Core component of the signal recognition particle (SRP) ribonucleoprotein (RNP) complex; protein product: MESPLQSTYGERAERYLDSADAFHKQRHRLNRRLHKLRKSLDIHVTDTKNYREKEQISKIDLESYNRDKRYGDIILFTAERDHMYSDEVKEIMKVHHSKSREKFIVSRLKRSLDHGRKLLILVGDEPDEMRKLEVFVYVALIQGKLSIANKNWTNAQYALSVARCGLQFLDKYGTETQTDLYNGIIDTHIDQMLKFVIYQATKNNSPILDTECRHQIRTDTLGYLDQARQIIESKDPEFLNVGVVETQLIWWDYDISIHSEEVAKLISDANEKLQLIEDGNVSSYDPALLTLQEALDAHQLLMARNVDNFADDDQNNHVLLSYIRYLLLITTLRRDITLIDQVRNRSVVNSSLAVALERAKDVGRIFDNIVKKVNELKDVPGVYNKQEEWNSLQALDAYFQASKIQHLASTHLLFNRSKESLALLIKAKSLVKGHTIAGEYPTNFPTNKDLSSILEQINQDILKAYVLAKYKQESSLGGVSEYDFIADNRNKVPSNPSLHKIASVSYKNVKPVNVKPVLFDIAFNYVSQPNQIFEEPIESSNKQERQADSESPSPEKKKKGLFGLFR